Proteins encoded by one window of Porphyromonas vaginalis:
- the rplF gene encoding 50S ribosomal protein L6, translated as MSRIGKLPIAIPQGVTVSQEDHYVTVKGPKGELKQYIDPRIEVSVEDGEITLTRHSDERQERSLHGLYRQLIHNMVTGVHEEFTQTLELIGVGYRATNQGQILELSLGFTHAIYLVLPDEIKIETQMVRNQTPKIILKSCDKQLLGQVCAKIRSFRKPEPYKGKGVRFLGEEVRRKSGKTAGK; from the coding sequence ATGTCTAGAATAGGTAAACTACCCATAGCTATACCACAGGGCGTGACCGTCTCTCAGGAGGATCACTACGTAACAGTAAAGGGCCCCAAGGGTGAGCTCAAGCAATATATAGATCCTCGTATCGAGGTCTCAGTCGAGGATGGCGAGATCACACTCACACGTCACTCAGATGAGCGTCAGGAGCGCTCACTACACGGTCTCTACCGTCAGCTAATCCATAACATGGTGACGGGTGTACACGAAGAGTTCACCCAGACGCTCGAACTAATAGGCGTCGGTTACCGTGCTACCAATCAGGGGCAGATCCTAGAGCTATCACTAGGCTTCACACACGCCATCTATCTGGTACTGCCAGACGAGATCAAGATCGAGACGCAGATGGTGCGTAATCAGACCCCTAAGATCATCCTAAAGTCTTGCGACAAGCAGCTACTAGGACAGGTCTGTGCTAAGATTCGTTCATTCCGCAAGCCAGAGCCTTACAAGGGTAAGGGTGTTCGCTTCCTCGGTGAGGAGGTACGTCGCAAGTCTGGTAAGACAGCTGGTAAGTAA